From Daucus carota subsp. sativus chromosome 6, DH1 v3.0, whole genome shotgun sequence:
CATACGGTTGCTTTATTAAACTAATAGAAACACTTGCAAAAATACGGTAATTGTTTGTTAAAATTGTATACGAAACTTGCATTTGCTTTAAATATTAACAGAATTCCCTTTCCACTTTCACTCCATCTTTTTTTTTGGAGGTGACAAAGGCAATACAAATTATGTCGGTGGTCGTCATAGCAATTCAGGGTTGATTTTTGAAGATACACAAATTTTTATCGAGTCAGATCTATCCAAATTTGACAACGTCGACATCGCCGTTGTGATTGTAATCATCGTGACAGTGATTTGATTGCGAAACAATGGTCCAAACATAGTGGATTATGCATAATTGAGAGATGACATGTTGGTGATGAAGAGGCGGGGCAAGAATAACGATGGGGTCGGGAAAACAAAAAAAGTTCAGAGAAAGGAGAAGAAAATGGCAGTCATAACAGGTAGAGTCGATAGATACATATAATGTTTtggttttttgtttgatttcAGATTTTCTTTTGGTTGCTGTTTTGATTGCCTTTGTGGTATCAGTGTTGGCCTCGAAGAGGCGATTGTTTCTCAATCATTTGCAACTCACTATGCaaccaaatataatttttaacttcgtcaaaaaaaaaatataatttttaacaaatttttctAAAGTTGCATTTATAGTTACACGTAGAGTTGCTAGGagttgcagatatggttgcaaATGCAAATACCgtatttttgctttttttttcttggaatatagtatttttacaatttgtttgaaaaattggtagtatttttgcaaaaaataaataaaatttaagtatGGGTATATATGAAAAACCCCATTACATTGTTATCATAATTTTTCCATACAATAAATTACAACTatcaattaatatatacaaacaaaaataataataatttcactTATTAATAAGGTATATGCGACACGAGTTTGTTGTGTGCCCATGAACACGTGCAAGGACATATTTAGCATGGCGGCATAGGGGTACTTGCCCCCGCTGACCTTCATAatggatataaatttttataataattctcAGTAAATAGTTTTTTTACCCTCATGGTTTAGGTGTTCTATGTTACTTCAGGATTTAAAGATTTGATTCATTTAGCAAATTTGTTGCccctcttcttttctttctctttttgttATATTGTGCCCCCACTATTTCAAAAGTCCGGCTCCGTCCTTGGGCACGTGCTAAACACTGCTCCCTTCGTCCCCTTTTATATATCCATTTGACTTTTGACGAGtcaatttgattatattttgactggaatttacatgtatcatataattgagtaaaataataaagattatatcattagaaattatatttagtctattttaatatgcaattttaagattttaaaaataatgaataaaaatttgtaatgtttagtcaaacaAAGATTAACTTGACTCCTCGAAAAATAAATAGACATGTAAAAAGGAACGGAAGaagtaaattttatatgtttggatTATTTTGATTGGTAATTTGGTATGATTATTGTATATGAggaggtccaccattattaaaaaataaaaaatcagtcAAAATGAgtccaaatatataaattttacaacAGTACTTAGCATTATGCTCGCGAGGACATCATAGAAAAACGATGCCAGATTACTTAGAAGACGTTTAAGACCTTTGTCACAGGAAAGGAATAGGATAGCCAGCctcaaattttttttgtgaaaaggTGGAGTAACAAGTTTAGAGTACAAAGGCATTTGATTCCTTCTCTGCTGAAAATAAAGTTGCTGCAAAATGCAGCAGAGATTTTTTGGGGAGAGGGAGACAGGGCAGCTGACTAGTGAGTGAAACGAGGAGTCAAAGTTTGTCAATCACTGGGTAAAGGGGAGTAGTGCCAATGTTTATGTTTTCGAGTCTCGTAGGAGAGAGAGGCGGAGTCATTAACTTGTCTTGTTTCATGTTTACAAGAGCTTGTCAAGGGACTATTAACCATCGGTGTACAAGTGCATCAATGTACTACGTTGTCGATTCAAAATTGTGGATTCTAATTGTAGGTGCAATATATTAGCCTCAAAAATTAAGGGGGTATTTGGAAACCCGACATCTAGGTTTAAGTCAGAGACTCTTGTTCGTAACATTTGTGTAAAAGTTaagaagtatttataaaaaattgagaatactagtttttgtttcatgacttctacttctttctcaAATACTCTAATTCATTATaagttctaacttctacttcacttctttactttaaataagaagtacttattttaagttcgTCAAAAGGTGCTTAAGTCTGGcgatatttttatttgtattttttgtcAAATGATAATATACTACTATTTTATCCGTTTTACgtattgaaaaattatattttaaaacaaaaataattttgttaatatatagACTCAAATATATATTGCTTTCGCTGCTTTTTCTTATTTaacgttttgacttttgacatatatttttaaatgaaatatatcTCCTCTTGTTTCTGTAGTATTCTTTCGCTTGGGAGCCAGGAATCTAGTGAAGAAACAagcaatttttaataattagcaATCAtgacttttaaaatatattgcaaATTTAGCATTAAGTATTAAAAGTTTTGCggtgtaaatattttttttagttaagaGTTTGCATAAAAAATTTGCTAAAACAATGACACCTGctacataattattatataatcctGCTTAGAATCTAGGTCCTTTGTGTTGCTGGTCTGTACTGCTTTTGGGTCTGTTCTGTTGTCCTTCCTCCTACTACAATTGGAGGCTTATTTATGCTAATATATTTCGCTtgctgttcaaaaaaaaaaaaaaaactaaatgaaATCGGCTAAAATACATAAAAGGTAAAAATGAACAACatatgataaaatttataaagattTTATTACAAGCGTGTTAAACAACGCTTTCTTAACTCGTTTTGAAGACACAACGCTTTCTCAAATGCTGCTACTAAGGTAGCTGCGGGCATTTTTCTGAAGATAGACCGATACAAACACACTACTCATTAAGGAAAATGACGAAACGaaggatataatatatatgtacagcAGATGTTCTCCACCCCTTAGAATGACAATTTGTACCGAACCGATAAATATCCGATCCGTCCTCATCCAATTGGATTTTACCGAACCCGAatatttcgggttcgggttttaaATCCGAACTATTTTtagatcgggttcgggtttatggCATACTGtttcgaacccgacccgaaaactTGAAATTCGTTTCAAACCGAACCCAAACTCGAAACCGACCCgaaaaccatatatatatatatatatatatatatatatatatgtatgtatgtgtatatatatattattgatattaatatttaatatattagtaaTATGTACATACATAGTCtactttaatattaataatttttaatatatgttatttatagatatttatcaAGTCATTGACCTAAAACTTGGTTAACTTGCACAGCTTGTTCATGCATTGAGGCTTCCAAATCAAAAATGTTATCCTGGTAATTACTTACGCATGTCATATTCATAGCTATATGTTCTCTAAAAGCTACTTCATCCTCCATGCCATCCAAACTAACCACGCTGTCGATTCTTCCTTTAAGCTCCAAATCAGGTGCTCGAGCAACTTCTTAATTTATCCGATGTTAGTATAGTGCGAGCAAGCCCGGCACAGGCTTTTGCCTTGACTCTTAATTCTGAAATCATGCAGCAATTAGCAATTATatatttcgggtttcgggttaacccgaacccgaataaAACCTgacgggttcgggttcgggtttacaTAGTTTgggtttataatataaaattgggttcgggtttggtttttataAAACCCGTTTCGACCGACCCGTTTGCCATCCCTACCCACCCCTATCAACTAGCATGGCTGCCGCTTTCACAACCATCGCATCTACTATGAACATCTATGTCACTGGTCAAAGTCAAGTATACAGCTAAAAAGGAAAACAAATACCCTTCGTACCATATGGGTATCCCTAACTATCTCAACATGGAAACTTCACCTCATGTCTCACCACCTAACATCGTCACACGGCTCGTGAACTACGCCCAACTCTCTCAGGATCCAACACACCAAGCTCGTAACTTTACGAGCCTCACCATCCCACTCACCCGTAGAAGGAAATTCCGTTAGACATTGTCTAGCTATGTTCTCAATGGCTCTCACCCTGGACTGTGCCTCTGAACTTGACAATGTTGCTCTCATCGCGGTAGTTTTCACCAAGGCATCCATAGACTCTCTGATCCCAGCATTTTGACCCTTAAAAAACTCGTACTCACGTTCTAGATAAGCATAAATGTTGTTGTGGATCCAAAATGGAGGGATGAGCTTCGTGCTTTATGACTACTGTCGTTGttgagatgcctacgtatcttcagctgAGTGAAGAATCAAGTTAAAAACGTAGTTTTAGTTTTGGGGTGTAAAGCCCTTTATATAGAGATCTCAATGTTAGattgattagaagtaggatttTAAGTGTTAGAGATCTAGTAGGATTAGGTATATGTGTTTGAGATAGGATAGACGTGatttttgataattatccagAGTTGTTGAAGGTTATCTAGGATGCTAAATAGTCATCTCTAAGAGTTAGAGTCCATGTAGAAATCTTTAAGTCATGGACTCATTTAATTGACTCCTAGTTAGACTAAGATTCGAGATTCGGGACTTGACGAGGCAGGGGATCTCTTGAGATTGGGCAGTCCACGTTTTTCAAACATGGATGTCTAGCGGGCTATTTTATAACCTCAATTTACCATCTACGAAtttaatttagataataaatcaTGAACCCGGGCCTTTTGTTCAGTCTTTTATCCCATCTGGATTTTCTATAATCCAATAATTGTTAGGATTAATTTCAGACTCATATCGGATGTGATACAGAACCATATTGGCAACTCTACCTACTAGGGTCCTAGGAAATCACTAACACCGAGGAAACTATCTTAACCTGCCTCTAGATTGAAACATGGTTATCTCTAGCTTCAGGGGACTCTCTACCTACAGCTCGTCGCCCCTCCCCAATGATCCTAAGTGGCCGAGCCTCCCATGGCTCCATCTGACTAAGGGGAACCTCTCTTTCTCTCACTTCCTCTATTGTACTCTTAGCACTCCTCACTAATACTAGATCTGCTACAACCTCCTGAACCAACCCAACCACAAGATTTACAGCTCTTTTTGCTACTAGCCCACTAACCTCGGGATCCTCCTCTAGATTTGTCATCATTGGGTCTGGTCTAATACTCCTTGATGAACTCTCAGAAGCCAAAGGGAGCTCAAGAGGACTCCCTGCTGTACCACTCTCCCCAGAACCATGTCCAAAGCTTAGAGTCTCCTGGAATAGCACAGAATCACACATGATCACATCTGTTACGGAATGGTAACAACAACAAAACCTAAAACTAGAGGTTATCTCTATAACTTACAACAATCTGGACTGAACTCTATATGAGTTAGACGAACTCATTTATCTCAGGTGATCTACTTATAACTCGACTCAAAATGACACTTAAGCCTGTTTTGGTGAAcataacctgtagctctgataccaagtaATAACATCCAAGGGTCTAGATCTTGGAGTCACACACTTActcataataatataacatgcatagcaaaataaaaatgataataatatgaccACTGCATATAAATGAATTGATCACAAGTTATGACATAAAACAGATACTAAAATAAACCATCAAGTTATTACACACTATAACTTGATTATGATAACATCTGCATGAAGTCATACTAATCCTCAAAAGTCTAGTTAAgttttgggaaaatagatttttttgccacccaacttattatttgtttagaaacctaccactgaactataatttttttcttttttgtcactaatgttaggttcggccttttttttgtcactaacgttaggttcggatttgattattaacactatgttactttttttggtattattaaaatatggtgttagtctgcaatataatggcgatctgatatgtgtttATATCTTAGTGTCCTAGAtagtttaccttggaggacgagagttggacacgcattttgagactccaaaaaattttaaaaattattttattttattttttttgtataaaatttaatgttgtttttttttccttaaaaaaacgttggatttttttttgtcactaacgttatgttttgatttgattattaacaatatgttattttttaagcattataaaaacatagtggtagtctgcaatattatggtgatatgatatgtgtctataacattatatacagtcatctatatgtcctttagctagtttaccttgaagtatgagagtttaacaggcattttaagaacctaaaaaatttagttttatgaattattttaagacttcacaaatatatagtatcacttgactttatagttatttaccactacttgtcacgtattttaaggttcccactttttataaatatagtttcataagttaattttgagatttcctttctgagtaaaaaaatccgtactctcgtcctctaagataaactacctaggacacatcctctaagataaactacttaggacacatatggagtactacatataaaaatatagacacagatcactattatattgcagactaccgaaaaataaattttcgaaaaatatcgtttagatggtcaggaaatttaaataaaggtctgattttaattaaatataataaaatttcccaaaataccCCTTCAAAAATTAACGATAACGGCAGaagataacggaaagggtgcaaagtgtctacgggttaaaagtaaggggctgcatagtgttgattccaaaactattaggtgcaatgtgcaacatgctgaaatcaaaagggtgccaaatgcaattaactctaaaaagaataacacagtgttaataatcaaatccgaacctaacgttagtgacaaaaaaaaaatccgaacctaacattagtgacaaaaaagaaaaaaattatagttcagtggtaggtttctaaacaaataataagttgggtggcaaaaaaatctattttcccttaagTTTTACAactgattcaaattttattacaatCCAAATACGATACTATATACACGTTGTCCTCATCTTCCTACCTGTGTGGGTAAGTAAGCGAAACTTGAAGATTTGAGGATGCTCGAGGATGCTCTTTCTAGCTGTGTGTTTGTTGATGGGCATGGCTAACCCTGTTTGAAATATCAACAAAACAAAATAGGATCAACTAGAATACTCAGCCACCAATGGAATTTGAGTCTTTAGTTTAAAAATCGAGTCGAACTGAACCGGATTCTCTCCTAGATGGCACTATTTTCTTCGTcttactaattttttaaatattttttttcaccgGTTGATATGCATTTTAGgttatatataaagtataatttcataatttatttttaaaattttcttttcttaaaaatattaaatttttatttagataaaaattaataatttttgaaattatattttataaaagtaccAAATACACAAGGAGCCTCTGTCACGCCCATATGCTAGTTTAGGTATCTGTCAAACAGCAACGGCTTAAAAGCCggcttctgggtttataagttagaagcacttattttataccgtttgtgtaaaaagtcaaaaagtaCTTATAAGAAGCTAGGAatgttagcttttgtttcaagacttctacttatttcacAAACAACTTAATCAGCCTTAACTTGATTCTAACTtatactccacttttttattttaagtaagaagtacttattttaaactcacccaaacggctccGAAATAAGTTAGGAAATTAAATAAGCAGCACGCATAAACAGTCTCTCAATCTAATACAAATACTATTACACGACATCGCTTTAGTGTTTTATCCAAGTTTCCACAGGTTTTAGCAAAATAAAAACAGATGGTGACCAGTTATGCATTGGTGATAGAAATTTCGGACGCCAAACAAACTAATGATAAACTGCAATAATGCACCAGCAACCAATGCACGCTAAAATTATTCCAGGTTTACTAACAGGATATCCTTTTGTGACaagatataaaacatcatttcaCCAGTCTTTCTTCCCAAATCTAAAGCTACAAATACCAAAATCCTACTCTCTTCTTCCAAACCTTGAGCTGTTTTTTCACAGAATCCGAGAAGATTATGATACAAGGAGTAAGACATGAGATCAAAATGTCCATGAAGCAGATCTTCTCAATGGTGGCCTCATTTGTTTGTCTTCCTCCAGAGCTATCATCCCCAAATGAGAAGGATCTTCCAACATCATCCTCGACACCAAGTAACCAGCAATTGACCAGGTCTGTTGTTTGCGTGCTTGTTTTCCAATATATCGACCAACCTTACCATCATAATATTCCGGCCAGCTGTCTCGGGCCAGCCTCAGCTCAATGAGTTCAATAGCACGTTTTGCAATATGAGGGCGACCAGTCTTGATACATGCAGCTGTTAGGAGCCATAAAAGAACTGCAGCCACGACAATCAAGTGACatgaaaattaagtaaaataaaCACGATAAAGACATTTCTTTCGTATTGGCATGCTCAGAAAAAGAAATGCAACTAAGCAAATATCATTAATCAAGACTGTATTATCATTCTACAAAGGGGATCATAATTATTTGGTCGATTTTTGTGGTTTGAGAGCATTTGGGGATGACTACATATCTTGGTCAGACACTATATCGTTACAGACCTATAGCAGTTTAGAGAACAAAACTGTCTGATCAAAACCGTCTGTAATGTATGTGGATTAACATCATAAAGCAGATTTAATTAGCAGCCCTTCCCACCCCAGGGTAAAAATAATCTGTAAATTGAAGGCTTCCAGAAAGCCTGTCACTACAATTATATCTAATATACaagaaatataatcatatttacCTGGCCACGAACCGCCATTGTGATAACTCCATCTTGTATTCTTTGGGTCACATCCTGTCACGATCCTCCACTCGTGACTTTCAATTGCAGGATAACAAACCTTCAAAGGCATTTCTCCCACCAACTCCTCCCAGCGTGATTCTATGAGGTCCATAATTGCATTTGACTGTTCTGGAGTTGCCAAGGAAGCTAAAATTGCAATACAATTGCCCAAGCAAAACCAGCGGAAATCCATTTTTGAAGGACCAACATTTCCAATGAAGTAACCACCATGTGTTGGCATGAAGTCAAAGATCCATTCTGGCAGAGAATCTGGAATCACATTGAACTTGTTGACTGCGGTATGTGAATATTCTTCTGTTTTGTACCTATAGATATCATTCAGCTGCTTCAAATCCAACCAAAAGTAACTTCTCATGTGATAGCTCAGCGCATGAAGACGCTTAACTATTCGTTCTACAAACTCCTTCCCCTCAGCATCTTGCTTCAGTAAAACTAGAGCACATCTCAAGGCCATGAAGAAAAGTGCCTGTATTTCAATTGGATAACCATAGACACCCTGCAGTAGGCATAATGTGTAGAAGTAAAGGTAGATAAtcaagaatataataataaaaacactatacTCGAAACTTCAAACCATCTATGGAGTTCAGCTTTTAATCTTTGCATGTCGTACATAGAATCACGTAAacaattatattatgtaatttttgaaCAGCCAGGAGATCATGTAATATTTGGACTACAGATAAATATACCACATTGGGTGAGATAATGAGATTATTCATTAGTACAGCGTCGGAGGGATTGCAGAATCAGTTGTAATCTTTCAGTTTATAAAACAAAAGAGTGTGCATATAATTAACTTCTCATTATATCTCAAACTGGAGCAGTGGACTGGGACCTAACAGCAAATTGGGATGAAAACAAAAAATCCTCAAACAATATAGGAAATAGATGTACCATATTATGGGCAGaagcatattaaaaaaatggtaAGACAAGTAGAGGCATATCCTAAACTTAAAGGAAGAGCTACTAGTTTGTTACTGCACAGGAAATAGGCAGGAGCATGACATCTTCAAGTAAAACTTGCAACCAAATTCACTTCCTTTAATAACTTATCAATATATGACCCATGTACATAAAGTCCCAGATATATCTATTGATAATGATGTAATCACAGATTTCTAGACAAGTTAGCATAAATACATGAATCTAAGGGCTGTCTATGCAGCTCAATAATGTGACTAAAGCAAGTGTGGAAACATGCTACATATGTTGTCATTGTACTGACAAGTAACTAGGCAATAATTACTTGAGGCTGTGCAAAAGGACTACAGTAATATCAGAAACTTCCagctaatatataataaaatatatagttgtTGATATAATATCGGGCTAGTTGTTGCTGGTTTCAAAACAATAGACAGAGTGATATACTGGCCAAAACATAGGAGTGATTAGAAACTCACCATTCTCCTATCAATCATACAGCACCCGTCTGCACAGAGGAGGGTTGGAAATGTGTCGAAACCCTCTGAAAGGCATAAACTTAGTATTAAACGCATACCCTTCTGGCACTCAGGCTTGTCAGCCAAGGAAGTGTCTCCAGTGGACTTGGTGTATGCTCTGAGTAATATGATCCACCAAAATCCCGAATCAATAGGTGCTACTCTTCCAATTGCACTCTCACCAAAATCAGCCATCAGAGTCTCGGTATTCCTGACCGGATCATGCAAGACTTTAAAACTAGCAGGCATCACACCCTCCGCAAGCTGGAAGCGATCAATCTTTTTCTCCCATGACTGGAGGCGAAGAGTCTTTAGAAGGAAATTTTTGACAATCTCAGGCTCTCCATTCATTAGAAATGCTAATGCACTTGGGACAAAGTCTCTGACAAACACCTATAAACATAAAATGAATAAAACACATGAGACCTTATACTACCAAGTATATAAATAGCAGAGTAATACACAAGTTAGCCAATTATCTGTTTACAATGATATCAGAGCACCTTAAGAAGGTGCACACTACAAAtgatgaaattttaaaacatgGGAACACATCATTCATTTCCAAGGGGTAGGGCTGAAGGGGAAGTGGGACTGAACATATTTAAGATATAATCCCTCGGTTCCAAAACAGTAGTCCACCTTCAAAAATTTATGcatatttatgaaattcaatTTGGATAAGAGAATTTTACATGTACCCATATTTATCGGGTTAACTGAATATCAGGATATAGAGTAGAGTCTATTGTGGAAATAGTGAATAATAGTATGTGGAATAGATtcaatcttggaaatataaactAAAGGGTATTCTTACTTAAAGAAATTACATAGAAAATATAAGTGGACActtaatttaaaacaattttttttttcaaaatggactaatttgaaacggagtaCAATGTTAGTCGAACATATGCAGTTGTGATACAAGCCGGGAATATGTAATACAACGAATTCAGGCCTACACATCCTCAATGTACAGCTTATGAAAAACACTATCATATCATGGTATCTTAAACAAACTCATGACAACTTTAACCGGCAAAAGAAGGAGTAGTTATAGAGCTTATCTTGTTGacgaaattaatatatacattcTCAAGTTATCGACCAATTAGGAAGCATTGGCAACTATGACAGCAAAATTTCAGAGGTTTGTATGCAAAAGAACAAGAAGATCGCTTGGAACTTGGCAAATATGATGCTAAGAGGCAATTACATAAAGAGTTGAAGATAAAGGGAATGGCCTTGACAAAGGAGATAAAATTTGCACATCACCTGATCATAGTTGAGCTTCTCTTCAGAACTATCCAGTGCCGCAATAGTCCCGACTGGTTTTCCCCGGAAATAGACCAATGTACGCCTCAATGCATCCCAAGCCTCTGCCATCATTGGAGACCCCTCGTGCCCAAATGACCTAGGAGTGTCAAAGCCGGACCTATGTGCAGGAGAAAATGGTAAGCTATCAAAGTGGTCTATTCTGGAAATGTTGTCTGCTCTGGATGACACTGGAGGTGAAAAGCATGGCAAATCAACTAGCGATCTCTCATCAAACGATCTTTGCCTATCCCTATCCATGTTTAAATTCCTTGGCCTCTCGGGAAATCTGGAGAAATCATATTCATCAATCTCAGACACACTGCATGATGCGTCTACACTTTTTACACACTCGGTCGGATTAACATCCACCGAATGAGTAGACATTCTGATAATTGTCAAATGGAAAAATTCAGTATTTCAGTAAGGCTCAAAAGctccaaacaaacaaaaaatccaacaaaaacaCACACAGAAACCCTTTGGTCTAACAATGTGATGACCCCAAAATCTTACACAAGATTGTAAATACAGAAGCATATAGCAGTTGAAAGGCTCGCTGTGAAATTTTGCTACTAGAAAAACTATTTAACATGCATACGTAATTATAACAAAGTAGCCCTAATTCTCAGCACTAAATGTTGCAAGAAGCATCAGTATCTTGAGTCTCAAACAAATATAAAGTTCAGACACGCACCCACACAGAGAGAAAGGGACAggaagggagggagggagggagggagggggagagagagagagagagagagagagagagagagactttAACAGAAGCAAAACAATGTGATGATGATGAAATCTACACAAGATAAGCACTACATAGAAGCAAGCAAGCAACTGAAACCCTGACTATATACATATGCCATTTTCAAAACTAAAAAATGTCAATTTTCCTTACTCTAAACGTGAGATGAATCCAAAAACCTAAAATTTCTGCAACAACCCTTAAAACTATGAAAACCCCAACAGATACATACAAAAATCATAACACAAAACGTCAAAACCCACAACACTAAATGAAAAAAGAAAGGActgaaatattttcaagaaaatgcAGATAATTCGAAATAACAGAGCTTAATCATGGGATTATGCTTACTTGGAGTGAAGCAGGTGAATGATAAAATGGGAGAGATAAAGAGAGAG
This genomic window contains:
- the LOC108224631 gene encoding probable alkaline/neutral invertase B isoform X2, whose protein sequence is MDRDRQRSFDERSLVDLPCFSPPVSSRADNISRIDHFDSLPFSPAHRSGFDTPRSFGHEGSPMMAEAWDALRRTLVYFRGKPVGTIAALDSSEEKLNYDQVFVRDFVPSALAFLMNGEPEIVKNFLLKTLRLQSWEKKIDRFQLAEGVMPASFKVLHDPVRNTETLMADFGESAIGRVAPIDSGFWWIILLRAYTKSTGDTSLADKPECQKGMRLILSLCLSEGFDTFPTLLCADGCCMIDRRMGVYGYPIEIQALFFMALRCALVLLKQDAEGKEFVERIVKRLHALSYHMRSYFWLDLKQLNDIYRYKTEEYSHTAVNKFNVIPDSLPEWIFDFMPTHGGYFIGNVGPSKMDFRWFCLGNCIAILASLATPEQSNAIMDLIESRWEELVGEMPLKVCYPAIESHEWRIVTGCDPKNTRWSYHNGGSWPVLLWLLTAACIKTGRPHIAKRAIELIELRLARDSWPEYYDGKVGRYIGKQARKQQTWSIAGYLVSRMMLEDPSHLGMIALEEDKQMRPPLRRSASWTF
- the LOC108224631 gene encoding probable alkaline/neutral invertase B isoform X1; the protein is MSTHSVDVNPTECVKSVDASCSVSEIDEYDFSRFPERPRNLNMDRDRQRSFDERSLVDLPCFSPPVSSRADNISRIDHFDSLPFSPAHRSGFDTPRSFGHEGSPMMAEAWDALRRTLVYFRGKPVGTIAALDSSEEKLNYDQVFVRDFVPSALAFLMNGEPEIVKNFLLKTLRLQSWEKKIDRFQLAEGVMPASFKVLHDPVRNTETLMADFGESAIGRVAPIDSGFWWIILLRAYTKSTGDTSLADKPECQKGMRLILSLCLSEGFDTFPTLLCADGCCMIDRRMGVYGYPIEIQALFFMALRCALVLLKQDAEGKEFVERIVKRLHALSYHMRSYFWLDLKQLNDIYRYKTEEYSHTAVNKFNVIPDSLPEWIFDFMPTHGGYFIGNVGPSKMDFRWFCLGNCIAILASLATPEQSNAIMDLIESRWEELVGEMPLKVCYPAIESHEWRIVTGCDPKNTRWSYHNGGSWPVLLWLLTAACIKTGRPHIAKRAIELIELRLARDSWPEYYDGKVGRYIGKQARKQQTWSIAGYLVSRMMLEDPSHLGMIALEEDKQMRPPLRRSASWTF